GTATAATTACAAGGCTTATGCAAAATAAAGTTTCAAACCATtccatgccttttttttttttcgatgaCTTACCATTTCAATGTCATCCTACCTATAAGATTTATTTATTAGTACGTAAAATAAGCGTTCAATTAGTTTGTTTATTATACGCTCCATTGTGATCTAAATTGACAATGTCAATTAAACATTgtattttttgaaatacaatCGTAAAAGTCTAATTTAAACATTATATTTTGATCTAATTTTTAAAAGTCTACAATCATGTTGCTTTTCTCTAAAATTGTGTTGATTATAGCTTCTAAATAAGACTTCATTTTCAAGCTAAATAATTTATGGGAAGGAATGGATTGGGTGGTATAGGAAAAGAGAATGCAAATTCTAAattctaaatttgaaattttttacttatattaaagagaaaattcaaaaaatgaaCCTAAGGCCTTGTTTGGTTTGTAGTTttctaagaattttttttttttgtaaataaatttttcaatcacctatttaaaaaggtgattggatattttaagttttaatattttaaaaggaTTCGTTATGACATGTTCTCAATTGTTTTTCATTAGTTCTttaaaatttccattttttttgatAGAATATCCCATATGAATTGTatttttttgatgtttttgtaaaaatatataCTATAGTAATGAGatttatgtgaaataaaaatttacaaaatttgtcaagaaaaatattttaaaaaattttctacaaaaatttacAATCTAAACTGGACATGAGATTAGCGGTGAACAGTTTACTAAAAAGATTTGAAGGGTATTTCAACTTTAACAAGGGGTACAAATTTTTTAATGCAAATTGCATATTAAAAATAAAGGCGAACCTGGGATTATTGGGTAGTAATTATTAATTGATAAGAGGCCGAAAATAGGAGCAAGGCTGAGTTGAGTTGTAAGTGAGGCGGTTTTAACATTTATTTGGTTAGCGCCAAGCAACTTTTATTTGGTTACTGCCAAAGCAGGTGAATAAGTTGAGCTGAGCTGATCCCTGCCCTCCCACCCACTTTTTCCTCTCAAAGTAATTTTACCGTCTGCTTTCATTCTGCAACATAACCCTCTCAATCAAAGTATCGATTCTCTACTTCTTCGATGATGAGTCGGTTAATTCTCTGCTCAGTATCATCTTTCTCGAATCTTGATTAGGGTTCCCACTctcttggtcaaaagtttgACTGGTACGGTTCTTGAAGTAGTGAGCACTGCTGCTCCCCCTGTCGCCATCATTTTTGTTCAGCAAATTCGAGAAACTTCAGGTCGCTGATACTTCTGCTGCTCTAAAGTGTATAAAGATTTCTACTTGTAAGTCTGTATTGGGAACATCACGTTTACTGATATCAGAATCAACACACGCAAGGAAAAGCTTCTACTGTTTTCATTACCTTCTACTTACAGCTGATTCTGTCACACCCTAAATATTTTATAGTTTATCGCCTTCTGACGATTCTGGGTCAGTAAAAAGCTGTATCTTATCATCATTTTATTCCCTCTTTCTTTATCGTTTTGAATTTTTCCGGCTTGATACGCGATATTAGGAGTTTCACTTTAATAGAAGAGACCCAAGAAAGTTTGTTCTTTAGGAGTGCTTCTATAAATGAAGTCACCCCCTTTACGCTATTGTACCTCATGTTCTTAGTAACTCTTTTAacatcgtttttttttttttggcatgccCAGTTAAGTCGATCGAACCATCTGATAAGGCATTCTGAGGAGGTGGGTTTGTTTCTGTGAATGAGTACTGTAGTTCGGGTTGAGCCAGCTACTTGAAGTGATGATTCTTTCTGCACTATTGACATCGGTTGGAATCAATCTTGCtctttgttttctgttttttgcATTGTATTCCATATTGAGAAAGCAGCCAGGCAATGCCGGTGTATATGCACCAAGACTGGTTGCTCATGGCAAATCCCAAGAGAGAGGGGATTTCAGCTTGGAGAGGTTATTACCGTCTGCTGGTTGGGTCAGAATGGCATGGCAACCCTCAGAAGATGAGCTTTTATCAGTTTCCGGTTTGGACGGCGTAGTATTCATGCGCATTTTTATCTTCAGGTTATTCAGTTTTGGATTTCTATATGCGTGATTGCACGTCAAAGGCTGTTCATATCTACGTGTCCGTATgcctttttctttacttttgttGCATGCCACGTTTTGCTCAATGTACCTGTTTACTTCTGCAGTTTGAGGATCTTCACTTTTGCTGCGGTTATTGGGGTTTTTATTCTTCTTCCTGTTAATTATATGGGTGATCAGCCAAGTCTCGACTTCACGGGCGTGCAAAATAAAACTCTGGAAACTTTCACCATCTCAAATGTGGGTGATGGCTCAAACAGGTGATTTTTGTCTTTAATTATGAACCCGGAATTTACTGGTACTTCTGACCAACGGGATATAGGAGATTGCTGAGGATAACAAAAGCCAAAATCATTGAAAGAATTCCCACATTTGTGCCTTTTGTCATGTTTTCTAATTCTTATATATGTAACACGTCTTACGATAACAAAATTGATTCCTTTGACTTCATTGCCCCTTTGGCTTAACATTGGTTGCATCAATTGGCTGGTATTAATTGACAACGCAGAGATGTAGTACAGAGTCTCAATTGCTTGCTGAAATTTAGTGCATTTATAGCAGATATTTAAGTTGGATCTGATCTCTGACTGTCTATCTTGGCCTTTCTAAGGTTGTGGATTCACTTTTGTGCTGTGTATGCTTTCACGATGTTTGTTTGCTGCCTTCTTTATTTTGTAAGTAAATCATCCCTTGTGGTTTTAATTTATCTTTCCTGGTCAAAATATTATGAATCTAGGAGTGTTTGGACTCTGAAATACTATACAATCTGCAGGAACATGCATATATCTCAGCCAAAAGATTGGCGTGTTTCTGTTCATCGAAACCTCAGCCACAAGAGTTTACTGTTTTAGTCCGGAGCATCCCTGTAACCTCTGGGAGAAGCGTCAGCAATACTGTTGAGAGCTTTTTCACAGAAATTTATTCTTCTACGTATCTTTCACATAATGTAGTTCGTCGAACAAGCAAACTCAAAAACCTTATCGTAAGCACCATGGGAATTTGATATATTTGTCACTTCCAATATTTGCAGATCATTTAAACAATTGTATCAACTTCATTTTACTTCTCTGAGAATAATCTTCGATTTGTGCCTTCATAATTATTTAATATTAGCTGAATTGAGAAGTTTGTCTTGGATTTATGTTTAATTCACAAGTCTGAGTTTAATTGAGAAGTTCTGGATTTGTTATAGCCTAGTAGAATAATGTGATATTGGCTGCTTGTGGAAAAATTTGAGTAATTGCTATACTGTTACTTTGATTTTACACATTACAGCAGAGTGTTCATTGACTAGACATTTTCCTGGGAAATCATCTCTGGTGTTGCCATATTGACATGAACCAGAATATATGCTGCTTGGCCAAAGGTTTTATGTAATTTTGTGAAGATATCTATGCACTACAAATATACAACAATGTGGAAACTGGATACCATTGCTGATATATGGCATCTTAGTCTGTTTATGACATTTGCTATGATTTGGTCTATGGAAACTAACCACATTGGCTTGACGTAAAAAGCATGAGTAGATGCAAATGAAAAATCTCTTATTTCTTTCTATGGGTTCCAACAATGTAGATTAAGTACTTTAGTTGCTTCAATCTCTGAGATCTGTGTAATACTCCTCCAGAATGATGCAGATAATTTGTATGGAAAGCTTGTGAGATTGAGGTCAGGCAACGGGAGCGAGCAAAGGTTCAAGCGTACTGGGTTTATGGGACTTAGTGGACGTAGAGTTGATCTTCTGGAACAATATGAGAAGCAGTTAGAAGATGTTGAAGATAATGTGAGGACTGAACAATCTTCAGTTGCAATGAAGGTAAATGacctttctttgattttgttggGAAGTGGATTTTGTTGGGCAGTTATTTGTTTCTGGAAGCATTTTTCACTTTATCTCATTCTTGGCACCCAATGATTTGGTTTGTGTAGGAAGGGAATACTTATGTTTTTGTCAAAGTAATCTAGAGCAACTCAGGAAAGCTAAATATGATACTAACCTGAGGAGATGGTCTCATATTATTGGATTCTCGAAAGCACTTATTCAATACCCAAACTTTCCTTTTGTACTTTGTTAGAAAGTGACAACCCAGTGAGTTCATTTCTGTGAGTTGGTTTTGCATTGTCTTTACGTTATGTTAGCTTTACATGGTACATCAATTTAAGCCACTGCACAAGCATCTTTAAGCTGTAAGAAAGTCTATCTTCATTGAAAGGAGCTCACATATATCCTAATGATGGCGTGCTAATCAAGGAAGAGAAGATCTAAGTGAATGACTAATCTTCAAACATCAACTGTCAAGTTTTAGCAGTATTGGTCCTCTAAAATAAGCATCATTTGGACAATGGTGCTGTTTCAGACTTTTTTTCGAACAATATGCTTTTGTTTTCATTGTGGACTGAAGCCACTTGCTTCTCTTTGGCTGAATTTTAATATCTTTCTAGTGCCTATTCCGAATGTGGCATATGCTATTCTGAATGTGGCTAATATTCAATCATTGAATGGTGTATTGTATCTAGTAAAGGATCTGTCATTGTAACAACTTCTATGTAGTGACTTACTGCATTTATGTTGTGTTTATCTCATGAcatctctttttttcttcttcttcttcttttccttttcttgtgttTACCAATTTAATGCAGTTATGCTGCCAATGTGCATTGCCCTAGGGTGCTCTGGTGTTTACCCAAATATCTGATATGCAAGCATTATAGCATCTGTCTCAAGGCTTATTAGTGAGAGTCTTTCATTTATATATCCTCTTTTTGTGTACAGGAAGTCCGGGCTGCTTTTGTATCTTTCAAGACCAGACTTGGTGCTGCAATAGCTTTGCATATCAGACAAGGGATAAATCCCACTGAGTGGACAACTGAGCGAGCTCCTCATCCCCAGGATGTGTACTGGCCTTTCTTTTCGGCATCTTTTACAAGGAGATGGATTTGCAGCATTCTTGTCATTGTTGCATTCACCGTTCTCACTGTTTTATTTCTCATACCTGTTTTAATAGTACAAGGTCTTGCTAATTTGGACCAGCTGGAgggtttcttcccttttctgaAAAGTATTCTGAGAATGTAAGTAatctttcttcaattttgttttcataTGTTTTGTACTCTAGTTCTCATGTTTCCTGAGTTAAGCATGTCAAATACTTGTTTTGGATCCTTTTAAATCTGCTCATGAATATCTGTAAGCTAGTCTTCTTGAAATGCTTGGCATACTTGTGTTGTTTTCATATGGTAGTCTTCTAGAAAATGTGGCTTCGAGCTCTTGAAATCCATGAACAACCATAAATGCTGATATATAAGACTTGGAAAGCTTCAAACTTGTGTAGCAGAAGAAATTCATTTGTTTTGTCACTGAAGCTTCTTTTATAAATGAATCACTTCAAGTGATGTTAGCATTCTCCTTGGTATTATGATGTTCCCATGCATGAATTCACTCGAGACCTGTTGcgagaaggaagaaagttaaTTTAATCCTTTTTTGAAAAGTTATGTAGTTTGTTACGTCATTTTCACTTTTATGACACTTTGAGCTTTCTTTTTGGATGCTAATCACATTATttaattacaaaaagaaaaatgaaaaaaagataGAGATGGTCTGACAAACTACAGCGTGAAACTTGTATCTAATGCAAAAACGAAACTTTAAAGTCTTGCAATATTTGATGCACATTCTCAATTTTTATCCAGAATCTTAATTGCATAATCTCCTCCTCCTTACAGACAGAGTCTATTTTGGATTATTAATATGAGCATTTGTTGTGCGCAGATCGTTCATCAGTCATGTGGTCACTGGATATCTTCCTAGTCTTATTCTTCAACTGTTTCTCTATTTTGTACCACCCATCATGGTCGTATTCTCCTCCATACAAGGATACGTTGCTCTCAGTGAGATTGAGAAAAGTGCCTGCATCAAAGTACTGTGGTTTAGCATATGGAACATCTTTTTTGCAAATGTATTATCAGGATCCGCTCTCTATCGTTTCAGTGTTCTTCTTGAACCTAAGGAAATTCCGAGCTTATTAGCTGTTGCAGTTCCTGGCCAGGTATGTGCTTCAATGTTTGGCCAGCTGAAATGATTATGCTGATCAAAGGATTCCTTAGTAATGTATACCAATTTCTATTATATACTACCCTACATTACCACCTCAAAACATGGAATTCTTTGTATGGAATAGAATGGCTATATTTTGCCTTGGAGAATCAAGTCTGTTCTTGTGCACTAGTTTCATCCTGATAGGACTTAATACAGAGAAGACCTGAGAAAAATGTACATAGGTTTGGAATTTTCGTGATTTCATATTGGGCCATTGTATTTCCAGGGAAGACGTTCAATTGAAAATGCACTTTGAATTGAGCAGATTATGAACATTTCTACAAGAGATATGCTAATAATTTCAGCAATATAAATTCCCTGTGACACCTTCTCACACAGTCTTGATCAGCTGAAGCATCAAATAATCGGAGCTTCAGTGGAAATAGAAGCCCCATTTGTTGCCACTCATTACCCACAGATAAAAATATAAACTATCCCCATCGCTTAGTATTGAACAAGATTACAGGGCGTATGAATCAGCATCATGTAGTCAGAGCTTAAAGAAATGCATTTATTAGACGAAGCAGTAGTATTACTATTTGGCAAATTGAAAAAGCCTTAATAACTTTACCTATGCCCACTTGTATGTACTCCAAGAGAGTGATATGATGCTGCTTTTTTCTGTAGGCTACTTTTTTCATTGCATACGTCGTGACTTCTGGATGGACTGGTACTGCCTTAGAACTTGTTCGATTTATGCCACTCATATCTAGCTTCATGCAAAGGAAATTTTGTGGGAGTTCTAATGACGAATTGGAAGTGCCATCAATTCCTTACCATGGTGTAATTCCTAGGATTCTCTTTTTTGGCCTTCTTGGTGTAACATACTTCTTCCTTGCACCTCTCATTTTgccttttctcttggttttccTCTGTATGGGATACATAATCTACCGAAACCAGGTCAGTCAGCTATGTTTCTGGTTGGTTTTTATCAAGTTATTAATTTGATATCCTGCATGACAATATCTACTTGCCTTAAATGAGATTGGGGACCATGGAAGGATTCTAATGCTGAGTCCATGCACCATTCCTTGCCTCGCACGCAAAATGCATCTGTGTTTGACAAATTGTGATCCAAGTTAAGATCTTATTATATAATGCTTTCATGTAATGAAGATTGGAAACTTTCTATCAAGTAACTGGAAGATTTTGGCTTTCTTTTTTGCCTTTGTTTCATCCAATCTTCAACTTCGTTGTAGTTTTAGTTCTGTATGATGCAGAGTTCTAGCACTAACTTGGCTTGGCACCTAGACGTTACCTTGTCaacttatataaaaaaaatattccaaataaacCAACAGGGAAGTTTTAGGATAAAACTTGTACACAAGTTCCTTCTATTAGTTGCACGTGAACCTTTTCCTGCTTGTGAACAGACAAAAAGGTATAGTGGTATTGATAGGTATTCAGTGCTTGATTTTGAATGACTGAAGGTGGAAGTGACAACTAAAGAACTTAACATAAGTGGTAATTATATATATTCTTCATTGTGTTATCCTTGAACCTTTTACTTGATTTCCTTTCTTTGGATACTGTTTTTCAACTTGACATTTGTGATATGGCCCACTGTTGTGTCTTTTAGATGGTGGCATTTAATGAGTTAAATTTGCAGCTacatccttcttctttttttgagaaaatcttgcaGATAGATTCATTGAGTTGTTCTCTGTTTCAGTCCTCCTGGTGTCCCTATATTTGCAAATTTCTGGTAGTCAGTATTCAATACACTTGTACATTTAGTATGCGTGGCCCTATCATTAAGGCTGTTAGACTTTCACGTGCTTTACAACTATTTTGGCTTCAGATACTGGTTTAGTTTATCATTGGTGTTTCTTTTTGTGACTTAATATCCACATTATAAATTTCAATTAGAAGAAACCTAAGCTTggatctttttcattttcttttttttttttttttaaattgccaTTGAGCAGCTATTAAACGTTTATGTACCCAAATTCGATGCTGATGGAAAGTTTTGGCCCATAGTACACAATTCAACAATATTCTCATTAGTTTTGATGCATATCATTGCGATTGGAATATTTGGCCTGAAGGACCTGCCACTGGCTTCGAGCTTAACAATTCCTCTTCCAATCCTCACTCTTATATTCAACAACTATTGCCAGAGACGTTTCCTGCCTGCCTTCAAGACTTATTCTGCTGAGGTAGATTTTTCCACCGACTTgctcaaatattttattttaaagtgTTTTAGGTCTTCGTGCAGGTGATAACCTTGTCCTTTTTTATACCATTGAATATTGTTCAGTGTATACCGAATCCATTTTGATATAACTTATACAGTCCCTTTTTTTAATGTTTGCTTTCAATTCTTTCTTGCAACTATTTAAACTGTCCTTGAACATTGTCCTTTTCCTTCTATTTAAACCGTCCTCACAACTATTTAAACTGTCCTGGAATATTGTCCTTTTCCTTCTATTTAAACCGTCCTCGCAACTATTGCTATTAAAAAaccttttttcttgattttttataAATTCCCTTGGTGCAAAATAATCTTAACGAGAATGACTAACTAATCCTTGCTCAAAGTGCATGGTCATAGGGGTCACTGTCTAACAATCTAATTGCACAAGGGTTGTTGATGTGAAGGAAAAGCGATGAATGAGTGTCTGGCATAATGTATGAAACTGCTCATTGTTTGTAGTCCTACCTAGCTGTGTTTGATCTTAATCCGGCACAACTGCTAAAAATCTAGCACGTATTCTCCATAAATGTCAAACATTGGTGCAACACAGGCTATCGTGAGGCAAGAACACTTGAGGCAAAAGTTAAAAAGGATTGGTAAAGAGCAAAGAGAGAGAATTGTTTTATAATGACATCCATTTAGATATGCTTCTTTTGTATCATTACTTTTTGCTACTATGACGCTTAAGATTGGTTGGGGAACGTTTACAACTTATTTGATGGTTTTATTCCTTGCCGGATATCTTTAAATAGTATTCTATTAGAAATATTTATGAAAAATAAACTGAGCATGAATCATAATGGATGATGATATGTGAGGTCTATTCTTCTGCAAAGTAGTATTCTGATTCGATGTATAATATTGGAACGTCTTGTAACAAGTTATGTGTTACAGAGTTTGATAAAGAAAGACGGAGatgaccaaaacaaccccacAATGTCTAGTTTCTATGAGGAACTTGCAACTGCATACCAGGATCCTGCTCTGGTACCCGTTCGGTATTCCACCAATGGTGAAAGAATAAACTCTCCCCTTCTTGGAATTCCTGAGCCTTGAACTTGAGAGAGGTATTCTGTCATTTCAAGCTTCATTTCAATCACAATCTACTGGAGAGTGCATGGGTGGGAACAGAATCACAATTTTCATCCTGATGCTCTCAGCTGGATTTGTTGTGTAGAACGCATGATTGGCGGATCAATCACACTGGGCTCGTTACGTTTAATCCTTctgtattttcttcttttcatacTGTTTCGGTCTCAGTGTTCTAGATGCAATTCCTCGCATTTTATTTATTACAGGAGCATTGATT
The genomic region above belongs to Coffea arabica cultivar ET-39 chromosome 7c, Coffea Arabica ET-39 HiFi, whole genome shotgun sequence and contains:
- the LOC113698715 gene encoding CSC1-like protein HYP1 isoform X2 — its product is MILSALLTSVGINLALCFLFFALYSILRKQPGNAGVYAPRLVAHGKSQERGDFSLERLLPSAGWVRMAWQPSEDELLSVSGLDGVVFMRIFIFSLRIFTFAAVIGVFILLPVNYMGDQPSLDFTGVQNKTLETFTISNVGDGSNRLWIHFCAVYAFTMFVCCLLYFEHAYISAKRLACFCSSKPQPQEFTVLVRSIPVTSGRSVSNTVESFFTEIYSSTYLSHNVVRRTSKLKNLINDADNLYGKLVRLRSGNGSEQRFKRTGFMGLSGRRVDLLEQYEKQLEDVEDNVRTEQSSVAMKEVRAAFVSFKTRLGAAIALHIRQGINPTEWTTERAPHPQDVYWPFFSASFTRRWICSILVIVAFTVLTVLFLIPVLIVQGLANLDQLEGFFPFLKSILRISFISHVVTGYLPSLILQLFLYFVPPIMVVFSSIQGYVALSEIEKSACIKVLWFSIWNIFFANVLSGSALYRFSVLLEPKEIPSLLAVAVPGQATFFIAYVVTSGWTGTALELVRFMPLISSFMQRKFCGSSNDELEVPSIPYHGVIPRILFFGLLGVTYFFLAPLILPFLLVFLCMGYIIYRNQSLIKKDGDDQNNPTMSSFYEELATAYQDPALVPVRYSTNGERINSPLLGIPEP
- the LOC113698715 gene encoding CSC1-like protein HYP1 isoform X1, translated to MILSALLTSVGINLALCFLFFALYSILRKQPGNAGVYAPRLVAHGKSQERGDFSLERLLPSAGWVRMAWQPSEDELLSVSGLDGVVFMRIFIFSLRIFTFAAVIGVFILLPVNYMGDQPSLDFTGVQNKTLETFTISNVGDGSNRLWIHFCAVYAFTMFVCCLLYFEHAYISAKRLACFCSSKPQPQEFTVLVRSIPVTSGRSVSNTVESFFTEIYSSTYLSHNVVRRTSKLKNLINDADNLYGKLVRLRSGNGSEQRFKRTGFMGLSGRRVDLLEQYEKQLEDVEDNVRTEQSSVAMKEVRAAFVSFKTRLGAAIALHIRQGINPTEWTTERAPHPQDVYWPFFSASFTRRWICSILVIVAFTVLTVLFLIPVLIVQGLANLDQLEGFFPFLKSILRISFISHVVTGYLPSLILQLFLYFVPPIMVVFSSIQGYVALSEIEKSACIKVLWFSIWNIFFANVLSGSALYRFSVLLEPKEIPSLLAVAVPGQATFFIAYVVTSGWTGTALELVRFMPLISSFMQRKFCGSSNDELEVPSIPYHGVIPRILFFGLLGVTYFFLAPLILPFLLVFLCMGYIIYRNQLLNVYVPKFDADGKFWPIVHNSTIFSLVLMHIIAIGIFGLKDLPLASSLTIPLPILTLIFNNYCQRRFLPAFKTYSAESLIKKDGDDQNNPTMSSFYEELATAYQDPALVPVRYSTNGERINSPLLGIPEP